From the genome of Fusobacterium varium, one region includes:
- a CDS encoding 4-amino-4-deoxy-L-arabinose transferase, translating to MTIPYFLGISLFLRMDMLMSFFILSSLYIFFTLYLEKDRITITKLIFMYLSIAAAILVKGGAGFVVPLLTILTFLILEKKLSFLKEIHLFKGILLIATVIGIWLYGIYLQPEGKEYISLLLGQETVGRMIKAKTHSRPFYFYFEKLPLILYPYGVLYLGALIYYLKNIKNTCRGHYLKKLDLHGV from the coding sequence ATGACTATTCCATATTTCTTAGGAATATCATTATTTTTAAGAATGGATATGCTTATGAGTTTTTTTATACTATCCTCTCTATATATATTTTTTACACTATATCTAGAAAAAGATAGAATAACTATTACAAAACTCATATTTATGTATCTAAGTATAGCTGCTGCAATCTTAGTAAAAGGAGGTGCAGGATTTGTTGTTCCTCTATTGACTATATTAACCTTTCTCATACTAGAAAAAAAATTATCTTTTCTTAAGGAAATACATCTTTTTAAAGGGATTCTGTTGATTGCAACAGTAATTGGAATATGGCTTTATGGAATATATCTTCAACCTGAAGGAAAAGAATATATATCACTTCTTTTAGGACAAGAAACAGTAGGACGTATGATAAAAGCTAAAACTCACTCAAGACCATTTTATTTTTATTTTGAAAAGCTTCCTCTGATACTCTATCCTTATGGAGTGTTATATTTAGGTGCTCTCATATATTATTTAAAAAATATAAAAAATACTTGTCGTGGTCATTACTTGAAAAAATTGGATTTGCATGGAGTATAA